In the genome of Microbacterium endophyticum, one region contains:
- a CDS encoding carbohydrate ABC transporter permease, translating into MTFLRPARPPKQDTTQPVKNLKRRNYAGPLMASPALILLFAFLVVPFIGAIVMSFFRIQLGSPRAPRFVGFEQYIRLFADPDISATFLRSLGNNFTFALVVVPLQTVLALGLAILINRKLRGMTFFRTVFFMPLVFPLALVAVIWRLIFARDEYGLLNGFLGAISGGLIQPHDWLGDANTALGAIIVMSVWQSVAFQMIILLGALQGVPKDLYEAASLDRANGWSQFVHVTVPGIRNTLIFVALLTMIFSFRLFDQVYLLDKSSSLNIEATQTVMYQVITTGYDQNNVGQGAAMAVVFFIIVAIVAIVQRRLVRQEGGVK; encoded by the coding sequence ATGACTTTTCTACGCCCAGCGCGTCCTCCGAAACAGGACACCACGCAGCCGGTAAAAAACCTCAAACGTCGCAACTATGCCGGTCCTCTCATGGCATCCCCGGCGTTGATTCTGTTGTTCGCCTTCCTCGTCGTGCCATTCATCGGCGCGATTGTGATGTCGTTCTTTCGAATTCAGCTGGGGAGTCCTCGCGCACCGCGGTTCGTTGGTTTTGAGCAGTACATTCGTCTCTTTGCTGACCCCGACATCAGCGCGACATTCTTGAGGTCCCTCGGCAACAACTTCACATTCGCCCTCGTCGTCGTGCCGCTTCAAACGGTGTTGGCACTGGGGCTCGCTATCTTGATCAATCGCAAGCTGCGCGGAATGACCTTTTTTCGCACCGTCTTCTTTATGCCGCTCGTCTTTCCCCTCGCGCTGGTTGCCGTGATCTGGCGACTCATCTTCGCCCGCGACGAGTACGGCCTGCTGAATGGATTCCTCGGAGCCATTAGCGGAGGTCTGATTCAGCCACACGATTGGCTCGGCGATGCAAACACCGCCCTCGGGGCGATCATCGTCATGTCGGTGTGGCAGAGCGTTGCCTTCCAGATGATCATCCTCCTCGGTGCGCTGCAGGGCGTGCCGAAGGACCTGTACGAAGCGGCATCCCTCGATCGGGCCAATGGGTGGAGTCAGTTCGTGCACGTCACGGTTCCTGGCATCCGCAACACGCTCATCTTCGTCGCGCTGCTGACCATGATCTTTTCGTTCCGCCTATTCGACCAGGTGTACCTGCTCGACAAGAGCTCTTCGCTGAATATCGAGGCAACTCAAACCGTGATGTACCAGGTGATTACGACCGGCTACGACCAGAACAATGTTGGGCAGGGCGCCGCGATGGCGGTCGTGTTCTTCATCATCGTTGCGATCGTCGCCATCGTGCAGCGTCGACTCGTTCGCCAGGAAGGGGGAGTGAAATGA
- the add gene encoding adenosine deaminase, protein MISGSDYLQLLPKTELHCHFASTLTAPLFIELAAKYGVELWADNADELFAFDDLADFLVAFRAAHDVLREPDDFARVAREGVRHAVAAGNLRYREYFINPQYFAARGLSYADVIDPLIAGLRQAERDYGVGFRVVVAINRQESPESAVELVRQVVAHGAPEVVGIGQDDLTPEGTEDPTRFVAAYRLAREHGLKLTAHVGETDNATPDAVREAIEVLECDRLDHGYRIMDDPSLVRLALTRGIAFTATPVSTTICSGWVLDPSHRIRAMIDAGLKVTLSTDDALFFRTDLGREYREGLTLLGVDMDAAKQIAINGIDAAFCSEDEKARMRAEFTAQFLALDTLRVA, encoded by the coding sequence GTGATCAGCGGCTCCGACTATCTGCAGTTACTGCCTAAAACTGAGCTGCACTGTCACTTCGCGTCGACCCTGACTGCACCGTTGTTCATTGAGCTCGCGGCGAAATACGGCGTCGAATTGTGGGCCGACAACGCGGACGAATTGTTCGCATTTGATGACCTTGCCGACTTTCTGGTGGCTTTTCGCGCAGCTCACGATGTGCTGCGCGAGCCGGACGACTTCGCTCGCGTGGCGCGAGAGGGTGTTCGCCATGCTGTTGCTGCGGGAAACTTGCGCTACCGCGAGTACTTCATCAATCCGCAGTACTTCGCGGCTCGAGGACTCTCTTACGCCGACGTGATTGACCCGCTGATCGCTGGTCTTCGCCAAGCCGAGCGCGACTACGGGGTCGGGTTTCGTGTCGTCGTCGCGATTAACCGTCAAGAAAGTCCTGAGTCTGCGGTTGAGCTTGTGCGTCAGGTCGTTGCGCACGGTGCGCCCGAGGTCGTCGGCATTGGTCAGGATGATTTGACGCCGGAGGGAACCGAAGACCCGACGCGGTTCGTTGCTGCCTACCGACTCGCGCGTGAACACGGGCTCAAGCTGACGGCTCACGTCGGCGAGACCGACAACGCGACACCGGATGCCGTGCGTGAGGCGATCGAAGTCCTGGAGTGTGACCGGCTCGATCATGGGTATCGAATCATGGATGATCCTTCGCTCGTTCGGTTGGCGTTGACGCGCGGCATAGCCTTCACCGCAACGCCGGTTTCGACCACGATTTGCTCAGGGTGGGTGCTCGACCCGTCGCACCGTATTCGCGCCATGATCGATGCCGGGCTAAAAGTGACACTGTCGACCGACGATGCGCTGTTCTTCCGCACTGATCTCGGGCGTGAGTACCGCGAGGGGCTCACGCTGCTGGGCGTGGACATGGATGCCGCCAAGCAAATTGCCATCAATGGCATCGACGCCGCGTTCTGTTCCGAGGATGAAAAAGCGCGGATGCGTGCGGAATTCACCGCGCAATTTCTTGCCCTCGATACGCTTCGGGTTGCCTGA
- a CDS encoding helix-turn-helix domain-containing protein, translated as MSEVVASVEADAQSDEASSRRLGAYMRQLRKARGLTLVQLAGETELSHPFLSQLERGLAQPSLGSLRRIALALETSPIELIAAADAPAAGAPQIEVNHQHGESVPEGFAAGTARMLAHSNRPFHPMEVFSDATAPADHFVHAEDEFAYVLEGAVMIDLDGQLQRLEPGDTAYYCGGVSHRWWSADGGAFRLLIVKQGFAFRPDGGQE; from the coding sequence GTGAGCGAAGTCGTCGCAAGCGTCGAGGCCGATGCGCAGAGCGATGAGGCTTCGAGTCGGCGTCTCGGTGCGTACATGCGTCAGCTTCGAAAGGCTCGTGGCCTGACGCTTGTTCAGCTGGCCGGCGAAACCGAGCTGTCGCATCCGTTTTTGAGCCAGCTGGAACGCGGACTTGCGCAACCAAGCCTCGGCTCGTTGCGGCGCATCGCGCTGGCGCTTGAGACGAGCCCGATCGAGCTGATTGCTGCCGCCGATGCTCCCGCGGCGGGCGCACCCCAGATCGAAGTGAACCATCAGCATGGTGAATCAGTACCGGAAGGATTTGCGGCCGGTACTGCCCGTATGCTGGCACACTCGAATCGTCCGTTTCACCCGATGGAGGTCTTCTCCGACGCGACAGCGCCCGCCGACCACTTCGTGCATGCCGAAGATGAGTTCGCATACGTCCTCGAAGGTGCAGTGATGATCGATCTCGACGGTCAGCTGCAGCGGCTAGAGCCGGGCGATACCGCGTACTATTGCGGCGGTGTTTCACACCGATGGTGGTCAGCCGATGGTGGCGCATTTCGGTTGCTGATCGTGAAGCAAGGATTCGCATTCCGGCCCGACGGTGGCCAGGAGTGA
- a CDS encoding glycosyl hydrolase family 32, translating into MTFTTPDRWVWDFWIADDGEQFHLFYLNAPRSLGDPHLRHRHTSIGHAVSADLRVWDDRGIVLQHGAPESIDETSTWTGSVVKDGITWRMFYTGSRFLDPVVHRNIETITAASSLDLHTWVKDASTVLSADGRWYETLDDGTWHEEAWRDPWIYRAGSGWRMLITARANRVSGGTDPRDAGVVGLAESDDLVTWQAQAPLSAAGSGFGHLEVLQPFEWGGQQYVLFSCDSTHLFGERSGQQGGIWAAVWDDARAEYAVGEARLLADERLYAGRLVRPREGGLALMAFRNSGADGDFAGALSDPIPLSSTPDGWPTVGESYVEAGTK; encoded by the coding sequence ATGACGTTTACGACGCCCGACCGATGGGTCTGGGACTTCTGGATCGCAGACGACGGTGAGCAGTTTCATTTGTTCTATTTGAACGCTCCCCGCTCGCTCGGCGATCCGCACCTTCGTCATCGACACACGTCGATCGGACACGCTGTCAGCGCGGATTTACGAGTCTGGGATGATCGCGGCATCGTGTTGCAGCACGGTGCGCCGGAATCTATAGATGAGACATCGACGTGGACCGGGTCGGTTGTGAAAGACGGCATCACGTGGCGCATGTTTTACACCGGATCGCGGTTTCTTGACCCCGTCGTTCATCGCAACATCGAGACCATTACGGCCGCATCGTCGCTCGATCTGCACACGTGGGTGAAAGACGCATCGACGGTGCTGAGTGCTGATGGTCGTTGGTACGAGACGCTCGATGATGGCACGTGGCATGAAGAGGCGTGGCGTGACCCCTGGATCTACCGTGCTGGTTCGGGGTGGCGAATGCTCATCACTGCGCGGGCAAACCGGGTGTCGGGTGGCACCGATCCGCGCGATGCTGGCGTCGTCGGCCTCGCCGAATCCGACGATCTCGTCACCTGGCAGGCGCAGGCGCCATTGAGCGCGGCTGGCTCCGGCTTCGGACACCTCGAGGTGTTACAGCCGTTCGAATGGGGCGGTCAGCAGTACGTGTTGTTCTCTTGCGACTCGACGCATCTTTTCGGTGAACGCAGCGGCCAGCAGGGCGGAATCTGGGCGGCGGTGTGGGATGACGCACGCGCAGAATATGCGGTGGGGGAGGCCCGCCTCCTCGCTGACGAGCGGCTTTACGCCGGCAGATTGGTGCGGCCGCGAGAAGGCGGCCTCGCGCTCATGGCGTTTCGCAACAGCGGAGCCGACGGTGATTTCGCAGGGGCGTTGAGTGATCCCATCCCGCTGTCGTCGACGCCCGACGGATGGCCGACTGTGGGCGAAAGTTATGTTGAGGCGGGTACGAAATGA
- a CDS encoding serine hydrolase domain-containing protein, which produces METSSVHGVVAPGFERVADVFATTARERGGSALSIRVGGELVVDIWQGSVDSDGAKPWQANTPTAIFSCTKGLVAMLLARIVQEGKVDLDAPVARYWPEFAAAGKERITVRQLAAHRAGLAAPRIDIDRETALDWNRMVTVLAAQEPLWEPGSTYGYHALTFGWLVGEVIRRVTGISVGQYLRETLTVPLHADAWIGLPESVEPRVARLLAGDTLLNPAPGPALDPEQASWMGRAMTLGDAFPAALVLPGEGFDDPAVHRAEVPGAGGIATASALAALWSSTVVSTERTSPLDAAVVDDMTAVQSEGEPVWWIPGPYPKWGTGFMLDSQRREFLSPSSFGHDGAGGQVAFADRDAEVGFGYVTNLFEIADDERGTELVRALRRALG; this is translated from the coding sequence GTGGAAACTTCAAGCGTGCATGGCGTCGTTGCGCCCGGATTCGAGCGGGTTGCCGATGTGTTTGCAACTACCGCTCGCGAGCGCGGTGGTTCGGCGCTCTCCATCCGGGTCGGTGGCGAACTCGTCGTCGATATCTGGCAGGGAAGTGTCGATAGTGACGGTGCGAAGCCGTGGCAGGCGAACACCCCCACCGCGATCTTCTCGTGCACGAAGGGTCTCGTGGCAATGCTGCTCGCGCGGATCGTGCAGGAAGGGAAAGTCGACCTCGATGCGCCGGTCGCGCGGTATTGGCCTGAGTTCGCGGCAGCGGGCAAGGAGCGAATCACTGTACGGCAGCTCGCGGCCCATCGCGCCGGGCTCGCGGCACCCCGCATCGACATTGATCGCGAAACGGCGCTGGACTGGAATCGCATGGTCACAGTCCTTGCCGCCCAGGAGCCGCTCTGGGAACCAGGCTCGACATACGGTTATCACGCGTTGACCTTCGGATGGCTCGTGGGCGAAGTCATCCGACGCGTAACCGGAATCTCGGTAGGTCAGTATCTTCGCGAGACACTCACTGTTCCGCTTCACGCGGACGCATGGATCGGACTGCCGGAATCTGTCGAACCGCGGGTCGCTCGTCTGCTCGCTGGCGACACTCTGCTGAACCCTGCTCCTGGTCCCGCGCTCGACCCAGAGCAGGCGAGCTGGATGGGGCGGGCCATGACACTCGGCGATGCTTTTCCAGCAGCGCTCGTGCTGCCGGGTGAAGGATTCGATGATCCCGCCGTTCATAGAGCCGAAGTTCCGGGTGCGGGGGGTATCGCGACAGCCTCCGCACTGGCGGCACTGTGGTCTTCGACGGTGGTTTCGACCGAGAGAACGTCGCCACTCGACGCGGCGGTCGTCGATGACATGACAGCTGTGCAGAGCGAAGGCGAGCCGGTGTGGTGGATTCCTGGTCCGTATCCCAAGTGGGGAACTGGCTTCATGTTGGATTCCCAGCGACGAGAGTTCTTGTCTCCGAGCTCGTTCGGTCACGACGGCGCGGGCGGGCAGGTCGCGTTCGCTGACCGGGACGCCGAGGTCGGCTTCGGCTATGTGACCAACCTGTTCGAGATCGCCGACGATGAACGCGGTACCGAGCTCGTTCGGGCACTTCGTCGCGCTTTGGGCTAA
- a CDS encoding carbohydrate ABC transporter permease, with translation MRKSSARASRRISKALQYVLLSVFGIIFLAPIYYLIVGSFRPSDKVLAGLSGFLPTELSFDNYAAVFSRFSNSTTGYLWQFIAVSVVVTVVVVVGGVLVNSLAGYALARMRWKGRGAVLVGVTILTIIPFEAVALPLYYLLADSRNTVYVQALPFIANAFFIFLFYTFFLDIPVEVEEAARIDGAGPLRTFFQIVVPISRPAFATVAILSFLAQWGSYLWPVLMVTDTSVRPLPLELSVFQTAQPPEWGSVLAFGVIFVLPVLVIFLIFQRWFVSSVASSAVKG, from the coding sequence ATGAGGAAGTCATCAGCTCGCGCCTCGCGCCGAATATCGAAGGCACTGCAGTACGTGCTCCTCTCGGTCTTCGGAATCATCTTTCTCGCGCCGATCTATTACTTGATCGTGGGAAGCTTTCGCCCGAGCGACAAGGTTCTGGCCGGGCTCAGTGGATTCTTACCGACTGAGCTTTCATTCGACAACTACGCTGCGGTGTTCTCGCGCTTCTCGAACTCGACGACCGGATACCTCTGGCAGTTCATCGCCGTGTCTGTCGTGGTTACTGTGGTCGTCGTGGTGGGTGGGGTGCTCGTCAACTCGCTCGCCGGATATGCGCTGGCGCGAATGAGGTGGAAAGGCCGCGGCGCAGTGCTCGTCGGCGTCACGATCTTGACGATCATCCCCTTCGAAGCCGTCGCCCTGCCGCTCTATTACCTTCTCGCTGACAGTCGCAACACTGTGTACGTGCAGGCGTTGCCCTTCATCGCCAACGCGTTCTTCATTTTCCTCTTCTATACGTTCTTCCTCGATATTCCGGTCGAGGTCGAAGAGGCTGCACGCATCGATGGCGCAGGCCCACTTCGCACCTTCTTCCAGATCGTCGTGCCGATCAGTCGGCCCGCCTTCGCAACTGTCGCGATCTTGTCGTTCCTTGCGCAGTGGGGTTCGTACCTGTGGCCGGTGCTGATGGTCACCGACACGTCGGTGCGCCCACTGCCGCTGGAGCTGAGCGTATTCCAGACTGCGCAGCCTCCCGAGTGGGGGAGTGTTCTAGCGTTCGGCGTGATCTTCGTTCTCCCGGTTCTGGTGATCTTCCTGATCTTCCAGCGATGGTTCGTGAGCAGCGTCGCAAGTTCGGCGGTAAAGGGGTGA
- a CDS encoding ABC transporter substrate-binding protein has product MTIFTSGSSRITRRVLPAIGLTAAVALVAAGCAGGDSDPSSRVEAGDGTGTITVWALDGQSAENEAIQKIMDDFESENPDNTIDMQFIPADQFTTALLTASDDELPDVVEVDGPVIASFAYNGRIAPIDDWVSQETIDNQTTAIQGQNTVDGDLYAVGMMNSGLAMWGNKSLLDAAGVTMPTSTEDAWTAEEFSDVLAKLAAVDDDGKPLGIGEANGFTSEYGIYAFAPVVWSAGSPILEDGKAAGALDSQAAVDSLTTFASWREYTDPDTDGNAFQSGRVALNWMGNWLYPAYVEALGDDLVVGPLPDFGDGAKTGSGTIAWSMGGATKNATGAGNLLDYLMSDAVVEEYTAANGAPPATKTALEASSLYGEGKPLAFLTEQLDAACPTEDMLAVDCVAVSRPVTPGYPVVTAEFGKALAAIWGGADAAESLQSAARAIDRDFADNGNYED; this is encoded by the coding sequence ATGACAATCTTTACGTCTGGTTCGAGTCGGATCACGCGACGCGTGCTTCCGGCCATTGGTCTGACGGCGGCAGTCGCCCTCGTGGCCGCGGGTTGTGCGGGCGGCGACTCGGATCCATCGTCTCGCGTCGAAGCGGGCGACGGTACCGGCACGATCACCGTCTGGGCTCTCGACGGGCAGTCCGCTGAAAACGAAGCAATCCAGAAGATCATGGATGACTTCGAGTCGGAAAACCCCGACAACACCATCGACATGCAGTTCATCCCGGCAGACCAGTTCACGACGGCGCTTCTTACCGCGAGCGACGACGAGCTTCCCGACGTTGTTGAGGTCGACGGCCCCGTCATCGCGAGCTTTGCGTACAACGGACGCATTGCGCCGATCGACGACTGGGTATCGCAAGAGACTATCGACAACCAGACAACGGCTATTCAGGGGCAGAACACAGTCGACGGAGACCTGTACGCCGTAGGAATGATGAACTCCGGGCTTGCAATGTGGGGAAACAAGTCCCTCCTCGATGCTGCCGGTGTCACGATGCCGACCTCTACGGAGGACGCGTGGACGGCAGAAGAATTCAGCGATGTGCTGGCAAAGCTCGCTGCCGTGGACGATGATGGCAAGCCGCTCGGAATCGGTGAGGCCAACGGCTTCACGAGCGAATACGGTATCTACGCTTTCGCGCCCGTCGTATGGTCGGCAGGTTCGCCGATTCTCGAAGACGGCAAAGCTGCCGGTGCACTTGATTCGCAGGCGGCGGTCGACTCGTTGACAACATTCGCTTCATGGCGCGAATACACCGATCCCGACACCGATGGCAACGCTTTCCAGTCGGGTCGCGTGGCACTTAACTGGATGGGCAACTGGCTGTACCCCGCCTATGTTGAGGCACTCGGCGATGACCTCGTCGTGGGCCCGCTCCCCGACTTCGGCGACGGCGCCAAGACCGGTTCCGGAACAATCGCGTGGAGCATGGGTGGTGCCACCAAGAACGCAACCGGCGCTGGCAACCTCCTCGACTACCTCATGAGCGATGCTGTCGTCGAGGAATACACCGCCGCGAACGGTGCGCCGCCTGCGACGAAGACGGCTCTCGAGGCGTCATCGCTCTACGGTGAAGGCAAGCCCCTCGCGTTCCTGACCGAGCAGCTCGACGCAGCATGCCCGACCGAAGACATGCTTGCCGTGGACTGCGTCGCAGTTTCGCGCCCTGTTACGCCCGGCTACCCGGTCGTAACCGCCGAGTTCGGCAAGGCGCTCGCCGCGATCTGGGGCGGAGCGGATGCCGCAGAGTCGCTGCAGTCAGCGGCTCGCGCGATCGACCGCGATTTCGCGGACAACGGCAACTACGAAGACTGA